The following proteins are encoded in a genomic region of Arcobacter suis CECT 7833:
- a CDS encoding peptidase M42 yields the protein MGDSSSSEPIINFVHFLDLLKQLIRVPSVTGAEHSFLLYLKRELEEIGIKTQYYDGLLVAQGKNPTKGMLSAHIDRHGVICTGPNEFQFAAFLAKNRSDLRGNSLSEQTYQLIAKRYINQQVQAYEPWSGSYLGIGQISDVFMSEEVNNLVFKIDGLSHLQPGTPIAFSDKLKREDDLISAQLDNVISAAMIIYLYQNGFQGTAFFTAQEEAGKSWRYVYEWFRKNKVTTNELLVLDTSPYDSRVEADVQQVVLRNRDANARFKSPVLKQLKNFCHKNEIDFSCKDTFIQEKNKVRKEKNLPLLTLGSTELGRIVMESKGSIQGATLQIPTTGYHTVEETASIKSVKAILYILSSLYIDKKPNIKAI from the coding sequence TTGGGTGATTCATCTTCAAGTGAACCAATTATAAACTTTGTACATTTTCTAGACCTTTTAAAACAATTGATAAGAGTTCCATCAGTAACTGGTGCTGAACACTCTTTTTTATTATATTTAAAAAGAGAATTAGAAGAAATTGGTATAAAAACACAATATTACGATGGACTATTAGTTGCACAAGGTAAAAATCCTACAAAAGGTATGCTTAGTGCACATATTGATAGACATGGCGTTATTTGTACAGGTCCAAATGAATTCCAATTTGCTGCCTTTCTTGCAAAAAATCGTTCTGATTTAAGAGGAAATTCTTTATCTGAACAAACTTATCAACTAATTGCCAAAAGATATATAAATCAACAAGTTCAAGCTTATGAACCTTGGAGTGGAAGTTATTTAGGAATTGGTCAAATTTCTGATGTTTTTATGAGTGAAGAGGTTAATAACCTTGTTTTTAAAATTGATGGTTTATCTCATTTACAACCAGGAACACCAATTGCATTTAGTGATAAACTTAAACGTGAAGATGATTTAATTTCTGCTCAACTTGATAATGTTATTAGTGCAGCCATGATTATCTATTTATATCAAAATGGATTTCAAGGAACTGCATTTTTTACAGCACAAGAAGAAGCTGGAAAATCATGGAGATATGTTTATGAATGGTTTAGAAAGAATAAAGTAACAACAAATGAATTGTTAGTTTTGGATACAAGTCCTTATGATAGTAGAGTTGAAGCAGATGTTCAACAAGTAGTTTTAAGAAATAGAGATGCAAATGCTAGATTTAAATCTCCTGTTTTAAAACAATTAAAAAACTTTTGTCATAAAAATGAAATTGATTTTTCATGTAAAGATACTTTTATTCAAGAAAAAAACAAAGTAAGAAAAGAAAAAAATTTACCTTTACTTACTCTTGGAAGTACAGAACTTGGAAGAATTGTAATGGAATCAAAAGGTTCTATTCAAGGTGCAACTTTACAAATACCAACAACGGGTTATCATACAGTAGAAGAAACAGCTTCAATTAAGTCTGTTAAAGCAATTTTATATATATTAAGCAGTTTATATATTGATAAAAAGCCTAATATAAAAGCAATTTAA
- a CDS encoding nitrite/sulfite reductase: MAKELSALEQLKASRNPLRVIDDIYKEACDGIPLSSEYIGLLKWYGMYPHVNTDGTEDKKYFMKRIKLIDTSMNLEQLGVMAKIGQDYAQGLVDFTNRQNVQFHYIQIKDMPEIFKLLDSVGLTSRMASGDGPRPIMTCPVGGIDKNEIFDARELVKSVDAYFNKNDNRFCNFPRKYKIGISGCACHCASHEIQDVAFTAFKTESGEVLFDLTIGGGLSKSKQIATRASRYVKPEQVQDVAVACAEIFRDNGNRDNRNKARVRHLLNDWGIEKFVAEIEKVIGYSLQEGLVEPKITSSENRNHFGINKAKQTGESYVGFATNSGRVAGEDFQAMYDICKKYNAGGITITATQNFIVYGVKDEVAQNLADEFADLGYPYKPTPFRARLQSCTGKEFCKFGITETKEFAKKFLVELENKFPDFKEDVTMAISGCGNACSHPQISDIGFVGAMIRHEGERVEGYEVLLGGNLEGTTKSRIARKIGVKVSATGLVSYVEQLINDYKADNLGQKRFKDYLAVLQPSGVVEDND, from the coding sequence ATGGCAAAAGAGTTATCAGCACTAGAACAATTAAAAGCTTCAAGAAATCCATTAAGAGTTATTGACGATATATATAAAGAAGCATGTGATGGGATTCCTTTAAGTTCTGAATATATTGGTTTATTAAAATGGTATGGAATGTACCCACATGTAAATACAGATGGCACTGAAGATAAAAAATATTTTATGAAAAGAATAAAACTAATTGATACAAGTATGAATTTAGAGCAATTAGGAGTTATGGCAAAAATAGGTCAAGATTATGCTCAAGGTTTAGTTGATTTTACAAATAGACAAAATGTACAATTTCATTATATTCAAATAAAAGATATGCCAGAGATTTTTAAATTATTAGATTCAGTTGGATTAACTTCAAGAATGGCATCAGGTGATGGACCAAGACCAATCATGACATGTCCAGTTGGTGGAATTGATAAAAATGAAATTTTTGATGCAAGGGAACTTGTAAAAAGTGTAGACGCATATTTTAATAAAAATGATAATAGATTTTGTAATTTTCCTAGAAAATATAAAATAGGTATTAGTGGATGTGCATGTCATTGTGCTTCACATGAAATCCAAGATGTTGCTTTTACTGCATTTAAAACAGAGTCTGGAGAAGTTTTATTTGATTTAACTATTGGTGGAGGTTTATCAAAATCAAAACAAATAGCTACAAGAGCTTCTAGATATGTAAAACCTGAACAAGTTCAAGATGTTGCTGTTGCTTGTGCAGAGATTTTCAGAGATAATGGAAATAGAGATAATAGAAATAAAGCAAGAGTAAGACATCTTTTAAATGATTGGGGAATTGAAAAATTCGTAGCAGAAATTGAAAAAGTAATTGGATATTCTTTACAAGAAGGTTTAGTTGAACCAAAAATTACATCTTCTGAAAATAGAAATCATTTTGGAATCAATAAAGCAAAACAAACTGGTGAGTCTTATGTTGGATTTGCAACAAATTCAGGAAGAGTTGCTGGGGAAGATTTTCAAGCAATGTATGATATTTGTAAAAAATATAATGCAGGTGGAATTACAATCACTGCAACACAAAACTTCATAGTTTATGGAGTAAAAGATGAGGTAGCTCAAAATTTAGCAGATGAATTTGCTGATTTAGGATATCCATACAAACCAACTCCATTTAGAGCAAGATTACAATCTTGTACAGGAAAAGAGTTTTGTAAATTTGGTATTACAGAAACTAAAGAGTTTGCTAAGAAATTTTTAGTTGAATTAGAAAATAAATTTCCTGATTTTAAAGAAGATGTAACAATGGCAATCTCTGGATGTGGAAATGCTTGTTCTCATCCACAAATTTCTGATATTGGATTTGTTGGTGCAATGATTAGACATGAAGGTGAAAGAGTTGAAGGTTATGAAGTTTTATTAGGTGGAAATCTTGAAGGAACAACAAAAAGTAGAATTGCAAGAAAAATAGGTGTTAAAGTTTCAGCAACTGGGCTTGTATCTTATGTTGAGCAATTAATTAATGATTAT